AGCAGTTCGAGGAGGAAGGTTCCGATGATGGTCCCGGCCGCGACGCCTTCCGCGATGCGCCGTCGGGGGGCCACCACGGAGACGCCCATACCGAACGCGCCACAGGCGAGCAAGTACGGAACCGAGAGGGCGTGGACGGCCGCGAGATCGACGAGCGGGATCGTCTCCTCGATCACCAGCGTCGCGCCGTAGACCCCGACGAAGACGGCGACGTTCACGACCACGATCGGTGTGAGCAAGGCGAGGTACCGTTCGACGAGCAAACGCGCCCGCGAGACCGGAGCCGCAAGCAGGGTGTCCATCCGCCCGTTCTCGACGTCGCCAGCGATGGTGCCCCCGGCGAGGTACGAAAGATAGGCACCCAGGCCGAGCAGCCAGACGTACTCGTAGAGTTCGATCGCGATGAATCCCTCCAGGGTCCCCATGTGCTCGAGCCCCATCTGCTCGACCATGGCGGCGGGCAACTGCTCGAACAGCGTCTCCAGATCCACGTCGCCGAGGATTCCGGGCGCGATGAGCGTCATCATCCCGCCAAAGGCCGCGATGCTGGCCCCGATGACGACCGAACTGGGCGCCAGTCGTTCCGCCTCGAAGCGCGTCGTCTCAAACATCGGCCTCCTCCGATCGCTCGGCCATCCTCCCCCCGGTTTCGTCGTCTTCGTCCGCGACGTCTCGTCTCGTCCCGTTTTCGACGGCTTCGACACGCTCGCTGGGATCCTCGCCGTAGAACCGCATGAACACGTCTTCGAGCGGTGCCTCTTCGATACTCAAATCGCGGATGTCGTATTCGAGCAGGCGGTCTAGCAGCGGCTCGTAGGCCCCGGTGTAGGTGAACGAGATGCTCGTCGCGTGATCAGATCCGGCAGCCGCCTCGGCCTGCTCGTCCGGACTGTCGGCGGCCCCGTCGCCGCTGACCTCGACGTCGTGGACGCCCTCGATCCCGATCGCCGCGGGGTCGACGTCGCCGCCGAGGCGTGCCCGGACGGTCTTGCCGCTGCGGTCGATCAGTGACTCGACGTCTTCGAGTTCGATAAGCCGACCATCCCGAATGATCGCGATCCGATCACACACCTTCCGGA
The sequence above is drawn from the Halorhabdus sp. CBA1104 genome and encodes:
- a CDS encoding ABC transporter permease subunit — its product is MFETTRFEAERLAPSSVVIGASIAAFGGMMTLIAPGILGDVDLETLFEQLPAAMVEQMGLEHMGTLEGFIAIELYEYVWLLGLGAYLSYLAGGTIAGDVENGRMDTLLAAPVSRARLLVERYLALLTPIVVVNVAVFVGVYGATLVIEETIPLVDLAAVHALSVPYLLACGAFGMGVSVVAPRRRIAEGVAAGTIIGTFLLELLVSGTDVSWLGAIAPMRYYDPLAILTESVYDPVGAGILLVAAIVLLGGSGWLFGEVDVQ